CTGGCCAGCAGGTTAGAGTAGATGTGTATGCGCGCAACTATCTAGCGCTTCGGTCGGTGACAATTCCAGTCAGTTGGGCAGGACCATATAACCTTGACTACGATTCTGCCTCGATTGCCGGTCTTCGAACGGAAGACGCCGAAGTATTCGAGACGTCTCATTTCGATCCCTGGGCAAATCGAGCCACATATCTAATAAGATCATCTCAGGACGGATCCCTGGCAGGTATGGCGGCCGATACCGGCGCTATTATGAGCCTGTTCTTCACTATTCCCAGCGGTGCCTCCGGAGGTCCCAACCCTATTGATATTTCCGGCTACAGCAGCGGCTCCACCAACTACGTTCCAGGATTCTGGGCTAGTGCCGGAAGCTATGACCCGGAGACTATCTCGGGAGCAGTGGATTTCTGTTCAGAGGGTGATATTGACAACAATGGCGAGGGACCCGTCATTGGAGATCTTACGTACCTCGTCAGTTACCTGTTCACCGGTGGCCCTCCCCCTCCGATTCCAGGGGCTGCCAATGTGGATGGTTTTGGTGGCGACGAACCCAATATTGCCGACTTGACCTATCTCGTGGCACACCTGTTCACAGGAGGACCGCCGCCTGTCTGTTAGTGAAGCGAAGCCCCGTGCCAACTTCATCAAACAGCCCGATCTTAATGAGAAATCGCTTTGCTTCCGGTGTGGAAATTTGTTTATTCCAACCGTCCGGAAAGACAACTTGCGTTATGAACGGAACAACTGGAACTGAGGATAGTCGATGTCGCACAACTTCGCTCTGACTGGTGTTTCGGGCTATGTAGCCCCCAGACATCTGAAGGCAATCAAAGATACTGGTAACGTGCTCGTGGCCGCTGTGGATCCCCACGATGCTGCTGGAATTCTTGACCGTCATTTTGACCAGGTCGAGTTTTTCACCGAGTTTGAACGCTTTGACAGACATATCGAACTGCTGCGTCGCCAGGGTAAAGAGCATGCCATTGACTATGTGAGCGTATGCTCCCCCAACTATCTTCATGATGCCCACTCTCGGTTCGCTCTACGGATAGGAGCCGATGCCATTTGCGAAAAACCGTTGGTTCTCAGCCCGTGGAATCTGGACGCTCTCGCTGACGCAGAAAAAGAATATGGCAAACGTGTCTTTACTATCCTTCAGCTCCGTGTACATCCAGCCCTGATAGCTTTGCGCGAAAAACTAAAAGCTCTGCCGGACGATACCAAACATGATGTCCGTCTGACATATATCACCTCACGCGGTCCGTGGTATCTCACTTCCTGGAAAGGACAGATTGAGCGTTCGGGCGGATTGACCACGAATATCGGTATTCATTTCTTTGATCTCCTGATGTGGTTTTTCGGTTCGGTTAAGAAATCCGAAGTCCATCTGGCTACGCCTACTCACACCGGTGGATTCCTCGAACTTGACAACGCTCGCGTACAGTGGTTCTTGTCTACCGACAAGAACGATCTGCCCGATGACATCAAAGCGAACGGCCAAACAACTTATCGCTCGATAACGATTGACGGCGACGAAGTTGAGTTCTCCGGCGGCTTCACAGATTTGCATACGGTGGTTTATCAGGAAACTTTGGCTGGCCGTGGATTCGGCCTTGATCACGCCCGCCCCTCCGTTGAATTAGTGCATAACATCCGTGAGGCGGAAATCATGGGCGTCACCGACAGCTCCCACCCGTTTTTGTCTCGGCTGAAGAAGTAGGGTCTCTTAAACTTAGGTTCTCCCCTCGCTCGGTGCCCCACAGCTTGCTGTGGGTTCTGCCCAATGGAAATGGCTTTGTTTGGTAATCAGCGTTTTGCGTTTTCCGCGTAACCTCTTGTCATTATTTGCGCAAGGCGAGTTTTCTTATAGTTTCAAGCGGTGAAATCGTAGTGAATTTGACATCTCATATTCCCCTCGCCCGGCGGCACTTGCGGCGAGATTTTTGGCGTCGGTCAAGCTGGGTCAAGGCTCGGTGTAACCGATGTTCGATGGCTGTTTCGTATCGAGTGATTTTGTAGACATCGGAATCGTTCGGCAACGCCAGGGTGTCATTATAGGCG
This is a stretch of genomic DNA from Candidatus Zixiibacteriota bacterium. It encodes these proteins:
- a CDS encoding Gfo/Idh/MocA family oxidoreductase, which codes for MSHNFALTGVSGYVAPRHLKAIKDTGNVLVAAVDPHDAAGILDRHFDQVEFFTEFERFDRHIELLRRQGKEHAIDYVSVCSPNYLHDAHSRFALRIGADAICEKPLVLSPWNLDALADAEKEYGKRVFTILQLRVHPALIALREKLKALPDDTKHDVRLTYITSRGPWYLTSWKGQIERSGGLTTNIGIHFFDLLMWFFGSVKKSEVHLATPTHTGGFLELDNARVQWFLSTDKNDLPDDIKANGQTTYRSITIDGDEVEFSGGFTDLHTVVYQETLAGRGFGLDHARPSVELVHNIREAEIMGVTDSSHPFLSRLKK